In a genomic window of Vigna angularis cultivar LongXiaoDou No.4 chromosome 6, ASM1680809v1, whole genome shotgun sequence:
- the LOC108344691 gene encoding F-box protein At5g03970 — translation MERIKRINVNGSALNCDDILHEILLRIPPSTISKLIVVSKIWLRVICSSSFRQGYTRRWGQSFRLVGFFVCNFLYLGRPRDGYRRPRWEPALPFLSTCREGDDLKHSGILKSRGYFIDSSKGIILSGFHPKTYFVYNAVSKQKYQLPEPQQFYKVLCMALIVEECLDGDTCYKVIRARCECKLKERNTVSIETYSSNTGKWKQSTLMCSTSFALRPRTAAMVVGGVVHWFAIWGKLAIYDPRLGDRYIALIRLPTGVLTREHEESVLGESSDGVLLYGQSNNIGVEIWMLVKEPEDNNSSIYCNCTRVKYKWVLRWRLSFKVLWKQMPSLSTHSKETQLLSFLPHNSTSVFIRSGWNILLCDLQTKTVEVVNYQGRGGSISWESSKIVPYFLPSWPHAPCAS, via the coding sequence AATATGGCTGCGAGTAATATGCAGTTCTTCTTTTCGTCAAGGGTACACAAGACGATGGGGGCAAAGTTTCAGACTTGTGGGGTTTTTTGTATGCAACTTTTTATATCTTGGAAGACCTCGGGATGGGTACCGTCGCCCTCGTTGGGAGCCTGCCCTTCCGTTCTTGTCCACTTGTAGAGAGGGTGATGATCTGAAACATTCTGGAATCCTCAAAAGTCGTGGGTATTTCATTGATAGTTCAAAAGGCATTATTCTTTCTGGTTTCCATCCAAAGACATATTTTGTGTACAACGCAGTCTCCAAGCAAAAGTATCAACTCCCAGAACCTCAGCAGTTCTATAAAGTTCTGTGCATGGCATTGATTGTGGAGGAATGCCTTGATGGTGACACATGCTACAAGGTGATCCGAGCAAGATGTGAGTGCAAGCTTAAGGAACGCAACACTGTCTCAATTGAGACTTACTCATCAAACACTGGAAAATGGAAGCAATCCACTCTGATGTGCTCAACATCTTTTGCATTGCGCCCGAGAACAGCAGCTATGGTGGTTGGAGGGGTTGTACACTGGTTTGCAATATGGGGAAAACTTGCCATTTATGATCCTCGTCTTGGAGACAGGTATATAGCATTGATTAGACTACCAACAGGTGTGTTAACACGTGAGCATGAGGAATCTGTTCTTGGGGAGTCATCGGATGGGGTTTTGCTGTATGGTCAGAGCAATAACATTGGTGTGGAGATATGGATGCTTGTGAAGGAACCAGAAGATAACAACTCATCCATTTACTGCAACTGTACTAGGGTGAAGTACAAGTGGGTCCTGAGGTGGAGATTAAGTTTTAAGGTATTATGGAAGCAGATGCCATCTTTAAGCACACATTCTAAAGAAACCCAGCTACTGTCATTCCTTCCACATAATTCTACTTCTGTCTTCATAAGATCAGGATGGAACATTTTGCTATGTGATTTACAGACTAAAACGGTGGAAGTTGTTAATTATCAGGGTCGAGGAGGTTCCATTTCTTGGGAATCTAGCAAAATAGTTCCTTACTTTCTACCATCTTGGCCACACGCACCTTGTGCCTCGTGA